One window from the genome of Cryptomeria japonica chromosome 6, Sugi_1.0, whole genome shotgun sequence encodes:
- the LOC131049369 gene encoding pectinesterase-like, with the protein MKIGYARVDEEKAENSKSRGVVVALTSILVVAALVFVAVSASVGSNYNAHHHRHAWRTVSKVASSACSKARYPERCISSMASYPAYQTAKLDDLTNFAFQVSLQRAQKAHEFALTLQNNVMNERERAAWQDCLELFEDTIDRLNVCSNNGSLDTDSPIWLSAALTNQETCLNGFRDLNLRATNPIRALLSSRAVNLSELVSNSLSMFMLSTLAPTTINNRRLLSLSNGDFHSHRGRESKDGFPEWLSAGDRKLLQASSPASQANAVVAQDGSGNYRTIAEAINAVPEQSSKRYIIYIKAGTYKENIDISNKITNLMLVGDGKDKTVVTGSKSVQDGVTTFKTATVAVSGNGFVARDMTFENTAGAEKHQAVALRVGSDQSAVYRCSIKGYQDTLYVYSLRQFYREVDIYGTVDFIFGNAAVVIQNSNIIARRPMSNQINTITAQARTDPNENTGISVQNCVVSASSDLEAVKGSIKTYLGRPWREYSRTVFMQSTLGDHIDPAGWLEWDGNFALSTLYYGEYSNTGGGAGTSKRVNWPGFHVISSATEAAKFTVAQLISGTSWILATGVAYTSGL; encoded by the exons atgaagattggttaTGCCAGAGTTGATGAAGAGAAAGCAGAAAATTCGAAAAGCAGAGGCGTGGTAGTTGCTCTGACGTCAATTCTCGTTGTGGCCGCACTCGTGTTTGTGGCAGTCAGTGCTTCTGTGGGCTCAAACTACAACGCTCATCATCATCGTCATGCTTGGAGAACGGTCTCCAAAGTGGCGAGCTCGGCGTGTAGCAAAGCCCGTTATCCCGAGCGATGTATCTCGTCCATGGCTTCCTATCCTGCTTATCAGACCGCCAAGCTTGACGATCTCACTAACTTCGCTTTTCAAGTGAGCTTGCAAAGGGCTCAGAAAGCCCACGAGTTCGCCCTCACTCTCCAAAACAATGTGATGAATGAAAGAGAGCGCGCGGCCTGGCAAGATTGTTTGGAGCTCTTCGAAGATACCATCGATCGTCTCAACGTCTGTTCGAACAACGGGTCCTTAGACACAGACTCCCCCATTTGGTTGAGTGCAGCTCTGACAAACCAGGAAACCTGCTTGAACGGATTTCGTGATCTCAATTTGCGTGCCACCAATCCCATCAGGGCTCTCCTGTCGTCCAGAGCCGTTAATTTGTCAGAATTAGTGAGCAACTCGCTCTCCATGTTCATGCTCTCCACTTTGGCTCCCACGACCATTAACAACCGCCGCCTGCTATCTTTAAGCAACGGAGATTTCCATTCCCACCGTGGCCGTGAAAGTAAAGATGGATTTCCCGAATGGCTGTCAGCGGGAGATCGCAAGCTATTGCAGGCCTCAAGCCCGGCCAGCCAAGCGAATGCTGTGGTAGCCCAAGACGGTTCCGGCAATTACCGAACAATCGCCGAAGCAATCAACGCTGTGCCTGAGCAGAGCAGCAAGAGATATATCATCTACATTAAGGCGGGAACTTACAAGGAGAACATCGACATATCCAACAAGATAACCAATTTGATGTTGGTGGGAGACGGCAAGGATAAAACTGTTGTGACTGGAAGCAAGAGCGTCCAAGACGGCGTCACTACCTTCAAAACTGCAACTGTGG CTGTTTCTGGCAATGGATTCGTGGCAAGAGATATGACGTTCGAGAACACGGCAGGGGCGGAGAAGCACCAGGCCGTGGCACTTCGAGTGGGGTCTGACCAGTCGGCCGTGTACCGGTGCAGCATCAAAGGCTACCAAGACACTTTGTATGTCTACTCCCTCCGCCAATTCTACCGCGAAGTGGATATCTACGGCACCGTGGATTTCATCTTCGGCAACGCTGCGGTCGTCATCCAGAACAGCAATATCATCGCCCGACGTCCCATGAGCAACCAGATCAACACAATCACTGCCCAGGCAAGAACAGATCCTAATGAAAACACCGGAATTTCCGTCCAGAATTGCGTAGTGTCAGCGTCTTCTGATCTCGAAGCTGTGAAAGGATCCATCAAGACATACCTGGGGAGGCCGTGGAGGGAATACTCTCGCACTGTGTTTATGCAATCCACTCTGGGCGATCACATAGACCCTGCTGGTTGGTTGGAATGGGACGGCAATTTCGCTCTCAGCACGTTATACTACGGGGAATACAGCAACACCGGAGGTGGCGCAGGAACGTCAAAACGTGTGAATTGGCCTGGGTTTCATGTGATCAGCAGTGCCACTGAAGCCGCCAAGTTCACAGTTGCTCAATTAATCTCTGGGACCTCATGGATTCTAGCTACAGGAGTCGCTTATACTTCAGGCTTGTAA